Genomic DNA from Oncorhynchus mykiss isolate Arlee chromosome 2, USDA_OmykA_1.1, whole genome shotgun sequence:
acaacagtcacccacgaagcatcgttacccatcgctccaaaaaaatatacataaataTCCAAATGTAATTGTCCTGGGGAACAAACACATTTGGTTTAAGATCTCTAGATTTCTAATTTGAAATAAAAAACGTAGGCTTTCTGAAAACACCAGTTTCTGCTGATTGCACTTTTAAGACGGTCCCTTAGCTGCAAACGCGTAATATTCACCCATTGAAACCAACATAAAGTCACTTTTTGAAACCGAGTTGATTAAATAAACGGTTTACCTTGCTCTCTATCGTCATCTTATTCTTGATGTATCACTCTAATCATCATAAAACTTTCCGTTGAAGAGACCGAATCCGAATATCTAAACTGAATTCAAAAATATGGCGGTATTTGGATGGAGTGATGTCTATGGAAGTTTTCTCAATCATCCAGAATCGTTCTACAACCAGTAAATTATAGATTTATAATTTAGGTTTTCTAATCTGCAGTTGCAAATTAGATTGTTATAcagttagccgaaaatgtttaaATAAAGTATGTGCGAGAATTCAACCAGAGCCATTCAGATGTAGCTCAGTATACACGCATAGTTATTGACTGATAATGTATAACATTATGGCTCGGTTACTGGATTTACAAAAATAATCTTCCATACAATTTTGAAGACACAGTGGAAGTTTATACGTATTTATTTACATAGATTTCTACAATTATTCAGGCCGATGCACAAGTGGGAACTATATTGTTTCTTCATAAACTATGCGGAACCTATTTACTGGGACACGTGGCTCCGTGGATTAGGTAAAAGTGTCCTAGCTTGCTGTGTTGTTGTTAAATATTACATTTGTAATCCAAAATGTACGATCATTGATTCATTTATGAATAATTGTAATCATTTTCGAACGcagatatatattttacattatagACACAGTATTGAACCATTATTTTGCAACGAGCTGCGTGCAGTAGGTGTTGTTGGCAATGAACTAGTTTTCTAGCGAGACAGCTCGCAGCTACACAATGTATTTAGCAAGATAGCTGTCTTAGCTAGCTAAGGTTATCCTCTACATTTCTATTCGAAATCCGTTCTTATTGGTTAGCTAATCAATCGTATGAGCCCGTAGCTAATAGACTGATCAGTTATGAGAGTATGGAGCCGATTTAAACTCAACTCCAAGATTTACGATGGAGTTCGATAAAAAACGACTGATTTCAGCACCCAAAAAAGGGTCCAGTTACACACGACATTGTTCTGTGAAATTGCGTGCTATTCGCTGGATGCTGAAATCAGTCGTTTTTGATAAAAACTTCAAGTTGTGACGTAGGATCACTAGTCCGCCCACATCTTAAATCGTTGAGTTTTGTTGGATAAAATAAACCTAGTCGGCAATAATATGTAGGCCTAACTAATAGTTTAGTAGGTTCCCCCATAGATAGCAACTACCTATCTTGAAACGGAAGTTACAAAAATAGAATATCAACCTTAAAGACAACCCTTACTTCACTTGGTCGACGCTAGCTCAAATATAATGACAGCTAGTGTGCAGTTGACCAGGGTTTCCCTAACTatacacgttttggtttttgccctagcactacacagctggttaaaataatcaaagcttgacgaTGAGTTAGTTATTTGAAGCAGCTGTGTAGTACTAGGACAAAAACCAAAATGTCCACCCAGGGGGCcctaggaccgagtttgggaaaccatACAGTAAATGGCTACACTACACATTTCTTGAGTCGACCACTAGAGGGAGGCGTAGCCTCATAAATTATAAATGGGTGATAACCAATGACTGTTACGAACTGTGGTAACAAACTTGATCCTAGGACCCCCTGGGTggacattttgttttttgccctagtactacacagctgattcaaataactaaCTCAtcgtcaagctttgattattttaaccagctgtgtagtgctagggcaaaaaccaaaacatgcactgAGTTTGAGAAACCCAGGTCTACTCTATGTACTCTAATTGTTCATCTTATGTCTAAATTTCTCCTTTAAGCACACTGTTCTGAATTATTTTATTATCTATCCAACAGATGATTTCTTGACTTGGTGTCTGGTCTACTTCGAGTTGAGGCAAGTAAAGTAAGTTCTCAATCTCTCTATTTTGATGGATCCAAAAAGCATCAGTTTGATGAACTTTAAAAgggaaatctgcagttgttaCATTTTTTTGACTCATCATTTAATTAACACACCACATTTTTCCACCAACCCACTCTGCTATTGTAATAACTACGGATCTCAGTCCCTCCCACTCAAACCCATCCTACCCCACAAATACACTCCTTATAGagactttcacattcttgaagaatataacttataaatgccttgTGCTTCGTTCAACTGTCTTAACCCATCAGaatccagcagcataccaccctgcatcccactgctacCTTGCCTCTCTGCATCCCACTGCTACCTTGCCtctaaagctaagcagggttggtcctggtcagtccatggatgggagaccagatgctgctggaagtggtgttggaaggCCAGTAGGCACTCTTTCCGCTGGTCTAAAATCAAATATTCccatgccccagggcagtgacgggggacattgccctgtgtagggtgcagtcTTTTGGGTgcgacgttaaacgggtgtcctgactctgcggtcagtaaagatcccatggcacttatcgtaagagtaggggtgttaactgcagtgtcctggctaaattcccaatctcattatcatggccacctaatcattgCTAGCTTCCAATTGGGTCAttcatctcccctgtaactattccccaggtagtTTCTGTAAattagaatgtgttctcagtcaacttacctggtaaaataaagaatCCGAAATATAACCTTGTTttattccaatgtttgtaaatgCAAACAAACACCATATAGACTCAACATGTTTAAagctataattttgatatcatggatgtcAGTGCAACCATAGCtcagtctatgaatttgagtggttgcatttctccagccccatccctcagctttttgcTGAAACGGGCCTGGAATGCTTTTATCATTTAAACTGCTGATTTCCCCTCTAACAACTTTGCTcttacagatacagtgccttgcgaaagtattcggcccccttgaactttgcgaccttttgccacatttcaggcttcaaacaaaggtataaaactgtattttttttgaagaatcaacaagtgggacacaatcatgaagtggaacgacatttattggatatttcaaacttttttaacaaatcaaaaactgaaaaattggacgtgcaaaattattcagcccccttaagttaatactttgtagcgccaccttttgctgcgattacagctgtaagtcgcttggggtatgtctctatcagttttgcacatcgagagactgaatttttttcccattcctccttgcaaaacagctcgagctcagtgaggttggatggagagcatttgtgaacagcagttttcagttctttccacagattcgattggattcaggtctggactttgacttggccattctaacacctggatatgtttatttttgaaccattccattgtagattttgctttatgttttggatcattgtcttgttggaagacaaatctctgtcccagtctcaggtcttttgcagactccatcaggttttcttccagaatggtcctgtatttggctccatccatcttcccatcaatttgaaccatcttccctgtccctgctgaagaaaagcaggcccaaaccatgatgctgccaccaccatgtttgacagtggggatggtgtgttcagctgtgttgcttttacgccaaacataacgttttgcattgttgctaaaaagttccattttggtttcatctgaccagagcaccttcttccacatgtttggtgtgtctcccaggtggcttgtggcaaactttaaacgacactttttatggatatctttaagaaatggctttcttcttgccactcttccataaaggccagatttgtgcaatatacgactgattgttgtcctatggacagagtctcccacctcagctgtagatctctgcagttcatccagagtgatcatgggcctcttggctgcatctctgatcagtcttctccttgtatgagctgaaagtttagagggacggccaggtcttggtagatttgcagtggtctgatactccttccatttcaatattatcgcttgcacagtgctccttgggatgtttaaagcttgggaaatctttttgtatccaaatccggctttaaacttcttcacaacagtatctcggacctgcctggtgtgttccatgttcttcatgatgctctctgcgcttttaacggacctctgagactatcacagtgcaggtgcatttatacggagacttgattacacacaggtggattgtatttatcatcattagtcatttaggtcaacattggatcattcagagatcctcactgaacatctggagagagtttgctgcactgaaagtaaaggggctgaataattttgcacgcccaatttttcagtttttgatttgttaaaaaagtttgaaatatccaataaatgtcgttccacttcatgattgtgtcccacttgttgttgattcttcacaaaaaaatacagttttatatctttatgtttgaagcctgaaatgtggcaaaaggtcacaaagttcaagggggccgaatactttcgcaaggcactgtatataacgtGTTTTCCCGTTAGTCTATTGTGGGTGCTACTGTTTGAGCTCAGGTTTGTGCATGTACCTTTTTCAAGGTGTGAGATGGCAGTGCCAGCGGCCGGGGGTGTCGACCTCAGTCGGAAATTTGTGTCAGAGACCGAGATCGAGGAGAAAAGGAAGCAAAGACAGGAAGAATGGGAAAAAGTTAGGCAGCCAGAGGACCCAGAGAGTAAGCCTTCTGccactccactctacctcccagAATGTACACAGACACAAGCAATATCTTTCATCATGCCTGTACACTTGTCTCCTCTAAGCATCTGCATAGCTttggtttctgtgtgtttgtgctgtcTCCCTAACACAGAGGCTCCCGAGGAAGAGTATGATGGGCGTTCACTGTTTGAGCGGCTACAGGAGCAGAAGGACAAGAAGCAAGAGGAATACGATGAGCAGTTTAAATTCAGTAAGGGTCCCGCTCTCATTTATTTTAGTCCCTCTCCACTTTCCCTGCAACAGACCCTACCACATTCTGGGACTTCACATTGGATATCTCAGATTAAACTCTTGCATCTATGGAATGGATAGTCAGACTCTGGACCTGTTGAGTACAAAGTATTTCTCACTCTGGAAGTGTGTACATTTTTTATATTATGAACCTGTTTGTGTGAACAGATGGAACTATGTAATGTATcagaagaggagcaggaggagattATGACCTTGTCTTGGGAATGAGGGGAGCCTTCTGCCTGGCATAGCAGCTTCCCTGCTTTTCCGTTTCCCTGGTGACCAGACTACTATTAGCAGTCACCCTGGTGGCCATATGTGTCTTGTAAAGCTATACGCTCTTTCAGCAAGGATATTTAAGGAAATAGGTAGCGTGTTGTTTTGTGTATGTAATAACCCTTCTCCAACTCCCATGGCCTTAAGTTGAAATGATCAGATAGTATTATTGTATTGGTACTACAGTACTTAGACATTTTTTCCATGGAAATTGTCTTCTCACCACAGAGAACATGGTCAAAGGCCTGGATGAGGATGAGTCTCACTTCTTGGATGAGGTCTCCAGGCAACAGAGCCTGGTGGAGAAGCAACGCAGAGACGAGGAGCTGCATGAACTAAAAGAATACAGAATATCCTTTCAGTTTCGGCTGTATACTCCCTCCCCATAATTCTAAGCTTCtctctttaacacacacacatacacacagagagcaaAAACACGGTGTATCCATTTTCATGTCATTTTattgctgatttttttttttctgtcaGTACGGCAACATTTAGTAGACATGAGTCACACAAATAATGGATCTATGTGTCAGAGCCAAATGTGAGAGCCAACTACTCTCATACTCCCTGTGTTTCTCGCTCTTTTTCTCTGTCACAATATTTTGGTGGGGTTGAGTTTTTTGCTCTCTTGACAGTAGATTAGGCACGTCTTACCCCTTTACTACCACTCTCATCTGATGGACAGGAGGAGGCAGTCAGTCTACAGGCTTCAGGTCAGTACCAGAGCATGCGAGCGGAGTTGAGTGGTTGGAAATCCTGCTCACCGCTCCGGCACTCCACGTCCTTTCCAACCTCTCCGCTAAAAACTGCTCTGCGCTCACAGAAAAGAAACTGCTGCTCCAAATTcactccattcattaaaatcGCAATTTAACCAACagccatctattgttgtgactacctggaCGGACTATTTGGTTTTGatgtattgaaaccaaaccatatgatttgagtaaacatgaaaaggtgaatgtAAGAAGCGTACATCATTTTAAAAAAGGCTTCATGTCATATTAAActgcatataaacactctaaataggtcaggagccagacagtgCCCAAGAAGGAACGAAAAGGAATGATTTAGTCTATATTATTTCAAGGCTGTAGCCTACAAAGAAATgcacatttaaaaatgtatttaatcattATAGTCTATCGACGGTGCATATAGGCTGTGCCTTACTTAGAATTACATTTAAATTTAGTGCCCTTGAATACATTTTTAACTTACATTTTTAACTTACTTTAAGTTACAGGGGAGATGAATGACCTCTGTAACTTCATgcgatggtgcctggagagccGGCCAGCAGAATATATTCTCCACACTTacagagccactggggatgctaaacacccttttggccactcttgccaggctgagcAGAGAGAGTTGTTTATGCATATTTTTCTGTAGGTAGGCCTaaaggtttttaggcaaaataacccaatcaaaacaGAAAGCTCCTTGAACGTGGGAATATGCCAGGCCTATTCGGCCAAATCGATTATAGCCTATTGTATAGCTAATAGAACAAAAATGAACGAAACATTTAAAAGATCAGATTTTTAGTTTAGAAATACCTTGCTACAATGACACTCTTACACCactttcaattatgttagcatgtGCGCGTAGGAAGTACAACCATCATGCTTTAGGGATacgtgtcttttcagattccacaatgattgtttagttgtggacactagatcaccacactccctctcttgctcttggtcctcatctttgtaagtcaccttgatttttcacctgtgtgttttatcagtttctttatgaaaatatttagcgaCGGCATGCCCTGAGCTtgtgaagtgagtgctactggagCGAAACTGGAGCAGGCGAGAAGGGCGACGCTCCAGCCTTCCGGAATTTCGCTCCACGCTACAGTAAAATTGGGCTCGCTCCGCTCACGTACTCTGGTCACAACGAGTGCTCTTCCACCTCGTTAGTGCTCCTACTCTCAAACATGACATACAGTACAGCCTCAAACACAGACAACCACATTCTACATGCCGAGAAACCATTAGATAAAAAAATGTATGGGTAAGATTACAGTTTAAGGGTGCGTAGACGGTGACAGGCAGGTAATTAGTGATAACTTGATTTGGCATATAATCATGATAACCTCACAGTGAAGAGATGATTAGCCATTCCTGATCTGACACTATTCCTTGTCGACCTTTCCAACCCGAACGTTAATGGTTTGATCCTCAGCACGAACACTTTTACCACGCAATTTTATGAATGAAAAAAGCATGATCTCTTTTCTCTTAACATGTAGTGGTTTTAATTTATCTATTTTAAAGTGTGCTGTATTCTTTGTATGTCCACTTAACTGATATGAACGTATGTTAATGTATGCAAAGCTGCTCTCACGCCACATATCTCAGCACTGCTCAGAGCCAGGGTCCTGTGGTGATTCATTCTAAATTCAGCCATAGTTTATAACGTGACTGACTTGATAGCCTGCATTTCTCTTAATCTTTCTCAATCAGGCTGTCATGTACAATTATGATGCATGGAGCAAGATCAGACAATTATGCTATTGTGTAAGGGAGAAAATAAATGTTCCCTCTTTCCACTGACGACCAGGTTTGTCTGCAGATGGAAGAGGATGCATTGTCATGGCAACCAAATCCTACTGAGGTCTGGCTTTTACGCTGATAGGAGACAGTTTGAAGTGCTTACTGCAGACAACCATCAACCAGCTCCTCTTGTAATATTTTGATTTAGCCTAGTTCAGCTAGTTTTTGCACCTTGTCACAGGGTTGTTTTTAACTTCAAAGTGTGTCACTTTTTCAGGGCGTTGGTGGAGGCCCACAGACTAGTAAGTGGAAAGAACAGGCTGGATTTATGAGGACACACCTGGACTGTGGCTAGATGAACCCCGAATGCGATTTGAGTGTGTACCACTTATTTTCCTGTATTCACGCAGTcaaaaattgttggaaaatctATTCTAACAGTCAGTGCTAGCCCAGTGGGCAATTCCCTGCTCAGAAGGGATTGTGAGATGTGAATTAATTGAGTCACCTGGTGTCCCCATCACTCCTATCAGCAGTTAATTATCACATCTAGGATCTGCACGTCTTAGTTATTTTCCATTTCCTCTCCTTAACTCCTGGATCTCACAGTGCTCTGAAAAAACTGGCATCTAGTGAGAGTCGGAAGGAGCCCGAGAAGAGGGCGGGTCCTAAAGCAGCAGAGGTCAAGACCAGTCACCTGTCCCAGGCACACCTGTTGGCTGGGGCGTTCAAGCGACGCAGGTGAGGCCAGTGGCCACAGTACTTTTAGACCTATGTCACAGTTTTCAAATCATCTGGATATAGTGTTGGAGGATGTAACACAATTATAGGGGAGTGGTGGAGTTGGTTGAGAGTGGGGGAAAAAGTGAATTAATCTGCATGTCTCTAGTCTTTCTGTTGACTCCTTTCTCCTGCAGCTCTTCACAGTCCTCAGACAATAACAAGAAACAGAAGGTTGAGGAGTCTGCAGCAGGGAATGGGGGCCGGACAGGTGGGCTGAGACCTTCTTATAGTGTAACAGCTGCTCGTCATTTCACAATTTGAGTGCTCTTATAACACATACTCTTCTATCTCACACGTATGACTTCACCAACATCGGTAAGTGTGACTGGCAGTGTGTTGTGCTCTCAGAGCAGGAGGCGGGCAGAGGTGTGGTTGAGCAGGGCTCCACAGTAAAGACCGGTGTTCTCCACCTTCCATCGGCCGCCGTGTGTGTGGGCATCCTGCCGGGCATGGGAGCCTACTCCGGTAGCAGCGACTCGGAGTCCAGCAGCGACAGCGAAGGTAGCATGGACAGGAGCATCTTTCCCATAAAGAGATATAGAGTCTGCAGATAGACACACACCAATATGCAGACACACTCACACgcttacacatacacactcattcacacagaCGGGCTGCCGACACCATTGCTTTCACAGCTGTATGAGTTACTGTTATTCTAAGTCATTAGCAGCGTTTCCATCAAGTTTTTTCCAGCCCAGAGTGGTATAGTTTAGGATTTCTTCATAATCACTAAATATTAATTAAAACCTGTTAAATTAACTTCAATGGCATTGTGATTTTGGTGTTGTGCATTCAAACATgacacctcccccttcctcccaatATGACATCTCACACAGTTTAAATCCCTGGCAGCCTAACCTGATGACATCCCCCTGTGGCTGCAGCTCTGCTATTGGCCAAGGAAACAGTGACTGACAGCTGTGGATCAAGGACAAGACTGCTAGACTGTCACGTCACATTCATACCTTACCTTAGACAACATCAAGAAAGCGAGCCAGAGCTTAGTCTCAGACGCAATGTATGTGGAAATGCTTTTCCTTTTAGTGTTTTTTGTTTATGCGTCAGTGCAAATAATGCTG
This window encodes:
- the psme3ip1 gene encoding PSME3-interacting protein isoform X4, coding for MHKWELYCFFINYAEPIYWDTWLRGLDDFLTWCLVYFELRCEMAVPAAGGVDLSRKFVSETEIEEKRKQRQEEWEKVRQPEDPEKAPEEEYDGRSLFERLQEQKDKKQEEYDEQFKFKNMVKGLDEDESHFLDEVSRQQSLVEKQRRDEELHELKEYRSALKKLASSESRKEPEKRAGPKAAEVKTSHLSQAHLLAGAFKRRSSSQSSDNNKKQKVEESAAGNGGRTEQEAGRGVVEQGSTVKTGVLHLPSAAVCVGILPGMGAYSGSSDSESSSDSEV
- the psme3ip1 gene encoding PSME3-interacting protein isoform X3 — translated: MHKWELYCFFINYAEPIYWDTWLRGLDDFLTWCLVYFELRQVKCEMAVPAAGGVDLSRKFVSETEIEEKRKQRQEEWEKVRQPEDPEKAPEEEYDGRSLFERLQEQKDKKQEEYDEQFKFKNMVKGLDEDESHFLDEVSRQQSLVEKQRRDEELHELKEYRSALKKLASSESRKEPEKRAGPKAAEVKTSHLSQAHLLAGAFKRRSSSQSSDNNKKQKVEESAAGNGGRTEQEAGRGVVEQGSTVKTGVLHLPSAAVCVGILPGMGAYSGSSDSESSSDSEV
- the psme3ip1 gene encoding PSME3-interacting protein isoform X2; amino-acid sequence: MAVPAAGGVDLSRKFVSETEIEEKRKQRQEEWEKVRQPEDPEKAPEEEYDGRSLFERLQEQKDKKQEEYDEQFKFKNMVKGLDEDESHFLDEVSRQQSLVEKQRRDEELHELKEYRSALKKLASSESRKEPEKRAGPKAAEVKTSHLSQAHLLAGAFKRRSSSQSSDNNKKQKVEESAAGNGGRTEQEAGRGVVEQGSTVKTGVLHLPSAAVCVGILPGMGAYSGSSDSESSSDSEA
- the psme3ip1 gene encoding PSME3-interacting protein isoform X1, encoding MAVPAAGGVDLSRKFVSETEIEEKRKQRQEEWEKVRQPEDPEKAPEEEYDGRSLFERLQEQKDKKQEEYDEQFKFKNMVKGLDEDESHFLDEVSRQQSLVEKQRRDEELHELKEYRSALKKLASSESRKEPEKRAGPKAAEVKTSHLSQAHLLAGAFKRRSSSQSSDNNKKQKVEESAAGNGGRTEQEAGRGVVEQGSTVKTGVLHLPSAAVCVGILPGMGAYSGSSDSESSSDSEV